Proteins found in one Leptospira ellinghausenii genomic segment:
- the hslU gene encoding ATP-dependent protease ATPase subunit HslU, with translation MTLKTILAEVANDPHKTEDLTPRQIVERLDEHIIGQTKAKRAVAVALRNRSRRRKLEESLREEIYPKNIIMIGPTGVGKTEIARRLSKLCGAPFLKVEATKYTEVGYVGRDVESMVRDLAMGALNLVKAEFRDRVKDKAAEKAEEIILDAILPPIFHKKESELNPEEKERFESYKESREKFRDKVRKGILNEQEIEIDIPKQSPQSGMPMLQVFGAGNMEEMDNQIQNLLGDLMPKKSGKRKVKVSDAQKILLESEAEKLIDSDKIQSEAVRRVEEMGIIFLDEIDKIAGREGRQGADVSREGVQRDLLPIVEGSTVNTKLGPIKTDHILFIAAGAFHMTKPSDLIPELQGRFPIRVELETLTEGDFIKILTTPKSSLTKQYEALLATEGVKIEYTKDGIAEIAKLAFQMNEKNENIGARRLNTIMEKLLEDTSFEAPDLPEDKKHVVINEEYVSNKLKGIIEDKDLSRFIL, from the coding sequence ATGACACTCAAAACCATACTAGCAGAAGTGGCAAACGATCCACACAAAACAGAGGATCTCACTCCGCGCCAAATTGTAGAACGATTGGATGAACACATCATTGGCCAAACAAAAGCAAAACGAGCTGTAGCAGTGGCCCTTCGTAATCGTTCCAGAAGGCGTAAACTGGAAGAATCATTACGAGAAGAAATTTACCCCAAAAACATCATTATGATTGGGCCTACAGGAGTTGGGAAAACAGAAATTGCTCGTCGTCTGTCCAAGTTATGTGGTGCGCCCTTTTTAAAAGTGGAAGCCACAAAATATACGGAAGTTGGGTATGTCGGTAGGGACGTCGAATCCATGGTTCGAGATTTGGCCATGGGTGCATTAAACCTAGTGAAAGCGGAATTTCGAGACCGTGTGAAAGACAAAGCCGCTGAAAAAGCAGAAGAAATCATTTTAGATGCGATCCTTCCTCCTATCTTTCATAAAAAAGAATCTGAGTTAAACCCTGAAGAAAAAGAACGTTTTGAGAGTTACAAGGAATCCAGAGAAAAGTTTCGCGACAAGGTACGGAAAGGAATTCTTAACGAACAAGAAATCGAAATCGATATTCCTAAACAATCCCCTCAATCAGGGATGCCCATGTTGCAGGTGTTTGGTGCGGGGAATATGGAAGAGATGGACAACCAAATCCAAAACCTTCTTGGGGATTTGATGCCAAAAAAATCTGGTAAACGAAAGGTGAAAGTTTCGGATGCACAGAAAATTTTATTAGAATCAGAAGCAGAAAAACTCATCGATTCGGATAAAATCCAATCAGAAGCAGTACGCCGAGTGGAAGAGATGGGGATTATCTTTCTGGATGAAATTGATAAAATTGCAGGAAGAGAGGGGCGCCAAGGAGCCGACGTTTCGCGAGAAGGGGTACAACGGGACCTTTTACCAATTGTAGAAGGATCAACTGTGAATACAAAACTAGGTCCAATCAAAACAGATCATATTTTGTTCATTGCCGCTGGTGCCTTCCATATGACAAAACCATCTGACCTAATCCCTGAGTTACAAGGAAGGTTTCCGATCCGTGTGGAATTGGAAACACTAACGGAAGGAGATTTTATCAAAATTCTCACAACACCTAAGTCGTCTCTCACCAAACAATACGAGGCGCTTCTTGCCACTGAAGGAGTGAAGATTGAATACACAAAAGATGGAATTGCTGAAATTGCAAAACTTGCCTTCCAAATGAATGAAAAAAACGAAAACATTGGAGCAAGAAGGCTCAATACCATCATGGAAAAATTATTGGAAGACACAAGTTTTGAAGCTCCCGATTTACCAGAGGATAAAAAACATGTGGTCATCAATGAAGAGTATGTATCGAACAAACTTAAAGGAATCATAGAGGACAAAGACCTCAGTCGATTTATTTTGTAA
- the hslV gene encoding ATP-dependent protease subunit HslV: protein METIHATTILSVRKNGKIAVGGDGQVSMGNTVMKHTAKKVRRLYNGKVIAGFAGSAADAFTLFELFEKKLIEHGGSVSRAAVELAREWRMDRMLRRLEALLIVCDANESFLISGTGDVISPDDGVLAIGSGGNFALSAARALVENTDLDPKEIITRAMKITADICIYTNHNLVIEEL, encoded by the coding sequence ATGGAAACAATTCACGCAACCACCATCCTCTCTGTTCGTAAAAATGGAAAAATTGCAGTAGGGGGAGATGGCCAAGTTTCGATGGGAAATACCGTCATGAAACATACAGCGAAAAAAGTTCGTCGCCTTTACAACGGTAAGGTGATTGCTGGCTTTGCTGGAAGTGCGGCTGATGCCTTCACACTCTTTGAACTCTTTGAAAAAAAATTAATTGAACATGGTGGATCTGTTTCTCGTGCTGCAGTGGAACTTGCACGTGAATGGAGGATGGACCGTATGTTACGAAGGCTTGAAGCTCTCCTCATCGTATGTGATGCCAATGAATCCTTTCTCATTTCAGGAACGGGGGATGTGATCTCACCAGATGATGGTGTACTTGCCATTGGATCTGGTGGTAATTTTGCCCTCAGTGCTGCAAGAGCCCTTGTAGAGAACACTGACTTAGACCCAAAAGAAATCATCACAAGAGCCATGAAGATTACCGCTGACATATGTATTTATACAAACCACAATTTAGTGATCGAGGAATTATAA
- a CDS encoding bifunctional chorismate-binding protein/class IV aminotransferase, which produces MIPIESIPWIQFEENYRNLGGLLFEDCVSEPGYTISDHYFGPIEEIQLKLNRNQNLKGQIKSLFDRLDIERKKGNYPCGILNYELGYHFIEGLDLESSPLMEGTPLLHITIFQNKKRSKYKNPDPKVDTSVSISNPKPKWSKDQYTNQWEKTLEYLKLGESYELNLCFPVELQIHGDLFSLYQNLKAKQKTKYSVFYPYEGKNKTIVSLSPELFFEVQGETITTEPMKGTIVRGNTKEQDQKNFLHLQTSEKERAENVMITDLYRNDLGRVAKQGTVAVEELFSIRGLSTVWQMVSRVTAKLDKPFSWNTVLSSLFPSGSVIGAPKRNSYELLRSLEVENRGVYTGIFFTSEETNHLPWIRASVTIRTLETDSIGKTHNAIYGIGSGVTVLSTPNEEYEECLSKLKVLTSPVPPSFQILETLKLSNGKIFLKEEHGNRVESTAKRFGFSFSKTKLEDTFHRMETELPGKFRIRFLLSEEGNFQWESTPLPKRSIRPTISLGFAKEPINSDDVFLYHKTTNRSVYNQLTEDCKELGIDDCILFDKDGRVLETTIRNLFFKEKGEWYTPSLDTGGLPGVFRERLLQKNWVKVKPTTKDDLLKAEAILVGNSVRGFERVTLVTK; this is translated from the coding sequence TTGATTCCTATCGAATCCATTCCTTGGATACAATTCGAAGAGAACTACCGAAACTTAGGTGGCCTTCTCTTCGAAGATTGTGTATCAGAACCTGGATATACAATTTCCGATCATTACTTTGGTCCTATTGAAGAAATTCAACTCAAACTCAATCGAAACCAAAATCTAAAAGGCCAAATCAAATCCTTATTCGATCGATTGGATATAGAAAGAAAAAAAGGAAATTACCCTTGTGGGATCCTCAATTATGAATTAGGCTATCACTTCATTGAAGGTTTGGATTTAGAATCTTCTCCCTTAATGGAAGGAACCCCTCTCCTTCATATCACCATCTTCCAAAACAAAAAAAGATCAAAGTATAAAAATCCTGATCCCAAGGTCGATACGTCAGTTTCCATTTCAAATCCCAAACCAAAATGGTCAAAAGACCAATATACAAACCAATGGGAAAAAACATTAGAATATCTGAAACTTGGGGAAAGTTATGAATTGAATTTATGTTTTCCCGTAGAACTACAGATTCACGGTGATTTGTTTTCCTTGTACCAAAACCTCAAAGCAAAACAAAAAACAAAATATTCAGTATTTTATCCTTACGAAGGAAAAAACAAAACAATTGTTTCACTCTCACCTGAACTTTTTTTTGAAGTACAAGGTGAAACGATCACCACAGAACCAATGAAAGGAACCATCGTTAGAGGGAATACAAAAGAACAAGACCAAAAGAATTTTTTACACCTACAAACTTCCGAAAAGGAAAGAGCCGAAAATGTAATGATCACAGATTTGTATCGAAATGATCTGGGACGAGTCGCCAAACAAGGAACAGTTGCAGTGGAAGAACTTTTTTCAATCCGAGGTCTCAGTACTGTTTGGCAAATGGTATCCAGAGTAACGGCAAAACTAGACAAACCATTTTCTTGGAATACAGTCCTCTCTTCCTTGTTTCCATCAGGGTCAGTGATTGGTGCTCCCAAACGGAATTCCTATGAACTTTTACGTTCTTTGGAAGTTGAGAACAGAGGAGTTTATACAGGTATTTTTTTTACATCAGAGGAAACAAACCATCTTCCCTGGATCCGTGCCAGTGTTACGATTCGTACGTTAGAAACAGATTCAATTGGCAAAACTCATAATGCCATTTATGGAATTGGGAGTGGGGTCACAGTGCTTTCCACACCCAATGAAGAATATGAAGAATGCCTCTCCAAACTAAAGGTACTGACAAGTCCCGTACCACCCAGTTTCCAAATCTTAGAGACTTTGAAACTTTCCAATGGAAAAATCTTCTTAAAGGAAGAACATGGGAATCGAGTGGAAAGTACAGCGAAACGGTTTGGATTTTCATTTTCAAAAACAAAATTAGAAGATACTTTCCATAGGATGGAAACAGAATTACCTGGAAAGTTTAGGATACGTTTCTTACTGAGTGAAGAAGGTAACTTCCAATGGGAATCAACTCCACTTCCGAAACGTTCCATCCGACCTACCATCTCTTTGGGTTTTGCAAAAGAACCCATCAATTCAGATGATGTATTTTTATATCACAAAACAACAAACCGCAGTGTTTACAACCAACTAACAGAAGATTGTAAAGAATTAGGGATCGATGATTGTATCCTTTTTGACAAGGATGGCAGAGTGCTAGAAACGACAATCCGTAACCTATTTTTCAAAGAAAAGGGAGAGTGGTACACGCCATCCTTAGACACAGGCGGACTTCCAGGAGTCTTTCGAGAAAGACTTCTCCAAAAAAATTGGGTGAAGGTAAAACCCACAACCAAAGATGACTTACTGAAAGCAGAGGCCATCCTGGTAGGGAATTCCGTTCGAGGATTCGAACGGGTAACACTTGTTACAAAATAA